In Pseudomonadales bacterium, a single window of DNA contains:
- a CDS encoding iron-sulfur cluster assembly accessory protein yields the protein MPVRITETALRHFRQQIAAKGAAGLRLGVKQSGCTGYKYVLDLVNEAPADDVLIAVATDVALWVDPTALPIVRGTTIDYAREGVNSAVRFLNPNVQDRCGCGESFNVSGEAAV from the coding sequence ATGCCGGTACGGATCACCGAGACGGCGTTGCGCCATTTTCGCCAGCAGATCGCAGCGAAGGGAGCTGCGGGGCTGCGACTCGGCGTGAAGCAAAGCGGCTGTACCGGCTACAAGTACGTGCTCGACCTGGTGAACGAAGCACCAGCGGATGATGTGCTGATCGCCGTTGCGACCGATGTGGCGCTGTGGGTCGATCCCACGGCGCTCCCGATCGTGCGCGGCACCACGATCGACTACGCCCGTGAGGGGGTCAACAGCGCGGTGCGGTTCCTGAACCCGAACGTACAGGATCGTTGCGGCTGTGGCGAGAGCTTCAATGTCTCCGGGGAGGCAGCGGTCTGA
- a CDS encoding SufE family protein, protein MGSSSAAASADEIVETLGFFDDWEDRYRYIIDLGRELPEMPVERRRDELLVRGCQSQVWLDWQEEDGRIVLEADSDALIVRGLIALILAVYDRRTPREILNFDIEGYFTRLDLLRHISQTRGNGLRAMVQRIRDVAQVRSVA, encoded by the coding sequence ATGGGTTCCAGCAGTGCGGCAGCGTCTGCCGACGAGATCGTCGAGACGCTCGGCTTCTTTGACGACTGGGAAGATCGCTACCGCTACATCATCGACCTTGGGCGCGAGTTGCCCGAGATGCCGGTCGAGCGGCGGCGTGACGAACTGCTGGTGCGCGGCTGCCAGAGTCAGGTCTGGCTCGACTGGCAGGAAGAAGACGGACGCATCGTTCTGGAGGCCGACAGCGACGCGCTGATCGTGCGTGGACTGATCGCGCTGATCCTCGCGGTCTACGACCGGCGCACTCCGCGTGAAATCCTCAACTTCGATATCGAGGGCTATTTCACCCGGCTCGACCTGTTGCGCCATATCAGCCAGACGCGTGGCAACGGGCTGCGCGCGATGGTACAACGCATCCGTGATGTCGCGCAGGTGCGCAGCGTCGCCTAG
- the sufT gene encoding putative Fe-S cluster assembly protein SufT, with protein MERRMVVTQRDCPARLVPVGTPIMIPKDTFVTLTQALGGSYTVTVNGNMARVDGTDADALGLEGIDLDFEASADGQISREQVFEVLQTIYDPEIPVDVVSLGLVYEVGIDQDAREVYIRMTLTAPGCGMGPVLVGDIESRVMKVPHVRKITVDLVFDPPWTRDMMSDEARLATGLFY; from the coding sequence ATGGAACGACGCATGGTGGTGACACAGCGCGATTGTCCCGCACGCCTGGTTCCGGTCGGCACGCCGATCATGATCCCCAAGGACACTTTCGTGACGCTCACCCAGGCGCTTGGTGGCAGCTACACGGTGACGGTCAACGGCAATATGGCGCGGGTCGACGGTACCGACGCGGATGCGCTTGGCCTCGAGGGAATCGATCTCGACTTCGAGGCGTCCGCTGATGGGCAGATCTCGCGCGAACAGGTATTCGAGGTGCTGCAGACGATCTATGACCCGGAGATCCCGGTCGACGTGGTATCGCTCGGTCTGGTGTATGAAGTCGGCATCGATCAGGACGCGCGCGAGGTATACATACGCATGACGCTGACTGCACCGGGTTGCGGCATGGGGCCGGTGCTGGTCGGTGACATCGAGAGCCGTGTCATGAAGGTGCCGCACGTGCGCAAGATCACGGTCGATCTGGTATTCGATCCGCCATGGACGCGCGATATGATGTCGGATGAGGCTCGCCTCGCAACGGGGCTGTTTTACTGA